In the Thermodesulfovibrio yellowstonii DSM 11347 genome, one interval contains:
- the dapF gene encoding diaminopimelate epimerase — protein MNFVKMHGLGNDFILIDCLKNDLPKPQEFAIHYCNRRFGIGADQLLLLYPSQIADFKMKIFNADGSEVEMCGNGIRCFAKYIWDRGLSNKDVLEVETLAGIIKPKKVGELVQVDMGKPEFHPNKIPVDVEGDSAFDLMLEVSGWHARINCVSMGNPHAVIFLDEEPKNFAVTKYGPLIENHPIFPKRTNVEFAYVKNSSEIVMRVWERGAGETLACGTGACATAVAAMVKEFTNKKVTVHLLGGDLLIEWAADGHVYMTGPAQEVFEGVVKVPQIG, from the coding sequence ATCAATTTTGTAAAAATGCATGGACTTGGTAATGACTTTATATTGATTGATTGTCTTAAAAATGATTTGCCAAAACCTCAAGAATTCGCAATTCATTACTGTAATCGTCGTTTTGGCATTGGTGCAGATCAACTCCTGCTTTTGTATCCATCTCAGATAGCAGATTTTAAGATGAAAATTTTTAATGCCGACGGCTCTGAAGTTGAAATGTGCGGAAATGGTATAAGATGTTTTGCAAAGTACATATGGGACAGAGGACTATCAAATAAAGATGTTCTTGAGGTGGAAACTCTTGCCGGAATTATTAAGCCAAAGAAAGTTGGAGAACTTGTTCAGGTTGATATGGGAAAGCCAGAGTTTCATCCTAATAAAATTCCAGTTGATGTAGAAGGAGACTCTGCCTTTGATTTAATGCTTGAAGTATCTGGATGGCATGCAAGAATAAACTGTGTAAGTATGGGAAACCCCCATGCTGTGATATTCCTTGATGAAGAGCCTAAAAACTTTGCTGTTACAAAATACGGACCACTGATTGAAAACCATCCAATTTTTCCCAAAAGAACAAATGTTGAATTTGCTTATGTAAAAAACTCTTCTGAGATTGTGATGCGTGTCTGGGAAAGAGGAGCAGGAGAAACTCTTGCCTGCGGGACAGGAGCCTGTGCTACTGCAGTAGCCGCTATGGTTAAGGAATTTACAAACAAAAAAGTCACTGTACATCTGCTTGGTGGAGACCTTTTAATTGAATGGGCTGCTGATGGACATGTTTATATGACAGGACCAGCTCAGGAGGTTTTTGAAGGAGTTGTAAAAGTTCCACAAATTGGCTGA